The Nitriliruptor alkaliphilus DSM 45188 genome includes a region encoding these proteins:
- a CDS encoding SDR family NAD(P)-dependent oxidoreductase, protein MSRPRLADQVAIVTGASRGIGAAVARAYAAEGASVAVACEPRPEPVAQATRIVAELTGGGARAIAVASDLADPAAIDRSVVEIRDQLGPIDIVVNNAAASPRSDWRATTVEEWDHVQHVNTRGAWLLARAAYPDLCHSENASVINVTSVMVETGGSPGALSYITSKAALVGLTRALARELGPDGVRVNAVMPGAIRTEYEVAHAPDATEILERVTSRQALDRRGYAEDVAGTFVFLASPESSFITGQVINVDGGWVHY, encoded by the coding sequence GTGAGCCGGCCGCGGCTCGCCGACCAGGTGGCGATCGTCACGGGGGCCTCCCGGGGGATCGGCGCCGCCGTGGCGCGCGCCTACGCGGCCGAGGGTGCGTCCGTGGCGGTGGCGTGCGAACCCCGACCCGAACCCGTCGCTCAGGCGACCAGGATCGTCGCCGAGCTCACCGGAGGAGGAGCCCGAGCGATCGCGGTCGCATCGGACCTCGCGGACCCGGCGGCGATCGACCGCTCGGTGGTCGAGATCCGCGATCAGTTGGGTCCGATCGACATCGTCGTGAACAACGCCGCCGCGTCTCCCCGGTCGGACTGGCGAGCGACGACCGTGGAGGAGTGGGATCACGTCCAGCACGTCAACACGAGGGGTGCCTGGCTCCTCGCCCGGGCTGCCTACCCGGATCTGTGTCACAGCGAGAACGCGTCGGTCATCAACGTCACCAGCGTGATGGTCGAGACCGGTGGGAGCCCGGGGGCCCTGTCCTACATCACGAGCAAGGCGGCGCTCGTTGGCCTGACCAGAGCGCTCGCCCGCGAGCTCGGCCCTGACGGCGTACGGGTCAACGCCGTCATGCCCGGCGCCATCCGGACGGAGTACGAGGTCGCACACGCCCCCGATGCGACGGAGATCCTCGAGCGAGTCACATCGCGCCAGGCGCTCGACCGTCGGGGTTACGCCGAGGACGTCGCCGGCACGTTCGTCTTCCTCGCCAGTCCCGAGAGCTCGTTCATCACCGGACAGGTCATCAACGTCGACGGCGGATGGGTGCACTACTGA
- a CDS encoding ATP-binding cassette domain-containing protein gives MTEHDGSPAGSAAGRQLVIVADRVDKTFTSRAGEVHAVRDVSLSVREGETLGLVGESGSGKSTVARLMMGLMAPTRGTISFDGVDLSTVRGKRMRELRSRMQMVFQNPYGSLLPHFTVSGNVAEPLRLHKRGDKEWRQERAIELLTRVGVNPRFADHYPRQFSGGQQQRVAVARALALEPKLLMCDEPTSSLDVSIQAQVLALLDELRTDLGLTLVFISHNLAVVERFADRVAVMCLGQIVEVAPTEVLFNQPRHPYTQQLLSAILPVTRDPLPAPETPWSPGPDDRPLREVAPGHLVREA, from the coding sequence ATGACCGAACACGACGGCTCCCCCGCTGGCAGCGCAGCTGGTCGGCAACTGGTGATCGTCGCCGATCGGGTCGACAAGACCTTCACCAGCCGGGCTGGTGAGGTGCATGCGGTGCGTGACGTCTCCCTCTCCGTCCGCGAGGGCGAGACGCTCGGGTTGGTCGGGGAGAGCGGAAGCGGCAAGTCGACGGTCGCGCGGTTGATGATGGGGCTGATGGCTCCGACCCGCGGGACGATCAGCTTCGACGGTGTCGACCTGTCGACGGTGCGGGGCAAGAGGATGCGTGAACTGCGCTCCCGGATGCAGATGGTGTTCCAGAACCCGTACGGATCGCTGTTGCCGCACTTCACCGTCTCGGGCAACGTGGCGGAACCACTGCGGCTGCACAAGCGCGGCGACAAGGAGTGGCGTCAGGAACGCGCCATCGAACTGCTGACGAGGGTCGGGGTCAACCCGCGTTTCGCCGACCACTACCCGCGACAGTTCTCCGGCGGTCAGCAGCAGCGGGTCGCCGTCGCTCGGGCCCTGGCGCTCGAACCGAAGCTGCTCATGTGCGACGAGCCGACGTCGTCCCTCGACGTCTCCATCCAGGCGCAGGTCCTCGCGCTCCTCGATGAGTTGCGGACGGACCTCGGACTGACCCTGGTCTTCATCTCGCACAACCTCGCCGTCGTGGAGCGTTTCGCCGATCGGGTCGCCGTGATGTGCCTCGGGCAGATCGTGGAGGTCGCACCGACCGAGGTCCTCTTCAACCAGCCGCGGCACCCGTACACCCAGCAGCTCCTGTCGGCCATCTTGCCGGTGACCAGGGACCCGTTGCCCGCACCGGAGACACCGTGGTCGCCCGGCCCCGATGACCGACCGCTCCGCGAGGTGGCTCCGGGCCACCTCGTGCGCGAAGCCTGA
- a CDS encoding M81 family metallopeptidase, with the protein MTTTRRRPRIAVAACFHETNTFARSTTDVAAFGRRGWLHGAALLDAYGATQTVVGGMIDGATEHDLDLVPTFGAYATPAGLVTADTFERIVAELCSTLHAQGGFDGVLLELHGAMVVEGDADPETRLLRSVREAVGDRPIAVVTDLHANLTARSTDLVDVLVGYRTNPHVDTYESGYRAAAHLARIVTGGLSTIVRHHALPVLAAPIAQRTAELPLLRLLATARALERRHRLVEVTVSAGYAYADVPNAGMSFTVTAAATAERSAEQALAVLAEQAWHHRGEFTVELPGAAEALRRAAVVAEQDGGPVAVADTGDNINGGSPGDTTWLLHEALTQPSMRVAATLTDPTAVTAAGTVGIGGRFEAELGGKADGLSGPPITGEATVRWVGECTFVNTGPMARGARVDMGRTAVVSLHNLDLLLQTQPVQPNDPEMFRSVGMEPASYALVLLKGAAALRAGWAPHTTGFVDAGTRGITDADLRRLPYRHLADVWPLTDRPASPTAPSVEGSR; encoded by the coding sequence GTGACGACGACCCGTCGGCGCCCACGCATCGCGGTGGCGGCCTGCTTCCACGAGACCAACACGTTCGCTCGGTCGACCACCGACGTCGCCGCCTTCGGCCGCCGTGGGTGGCTCCACGGGGCGGCGCTCCTCGACGCCTACGGCGCCACCCAGACCGTCGTGGGCGGCATGATCGACGGCGCCACCGAGCACGATCTCGATCTGGTCCCCACCTTCGGCGCCTACGCCACGCCGGCCGGGCTCGTCACCGCCGACACCTTCGAACGGATCGTCGCCGAGCTGTGCTCGACCTTGCACGCGCAGGGCGGGTTCGATGGGGTCCTGCTCGAACTGCACGGCGCGATGGTCGTCGAGGGTGATGCGGACCCGGAGACGCGGCTGCTGCGGTCGGTCCGCGAGGCGGTCGGCGACCGACCGATCGCCGTCGTGACCGACCTGCACGCCAACCTCACGGCCAGATCCACCGACCTCGTGGACGTACTCGTCGGCTACCGCACCAACCCCCACGTGGACACCTACGAGTCCGGTTACCGGGCGGCCGCCCACCTCGCCCGGATCGTCACCGGCGGCCTGTCGACGATCGTGCGGCACCACGCGCTGCCCGTGCTGGCCGCCCCCATCGCGCAACGGACCGCGGAGCTCCCGCTGCTGCGGCTCCTGGCGACGGCACGGGCGCTCGAACGACGTCACCGCCTGGTCGAGGTCACCGTCTCCGCAGGCTACGCCTACGCCGACGTCCCGAACGCCGGCATGTCCTTCACCGTGACCGCGGCCGCGACCGCCGAGCGGTCCGCGGAGCAGGCCCTCGCGGTCCTCGCGGAGCAGGCCTGGCATCACCGCGGCGAGTTCACCGTGGAGCTGCCCGGCGCCGCCGAAGCCCTCCGCCGGGCTGCCGTGGTGGCCGAGCAGGACGGTGGCCCGGTCGCCGTCGCCGATACCGGCGACAACATCAACGGTGGCAGCCCAGGTGACACGACCTGGCTCCTGCACGAGGCGCTGACGCAGCCATCCATGCGCGTCGCCGCCACCCTCACGGACCCCACCGCCGTCACCGCGGCGGGAACCGTCGGGATCGGCGGGCGGTTCGAGGCCGAGCTCGGCGGCAAGGCCGACGGGCTCAGTGGCCCGCCCATCACCGGCGAGGCGACGGTGCGGTGGGTCGGCGAGTGCACGTTCGTCAACACCGGGCCGATGGCCCGTGGTGCCCGCGTCGACATGGGACGGACCGCCGTGGTCTCGCTCCACAACCTCGACCTGCTGCTGCAGACCCAGCCCGTCCAGCCGAACGACCCGGAGATGTTCCGCAGCGTCGGCATGGAGCCCGCGTCGTACGCGCTCGTGCTGCTGAAGGGTGCCGCCGCGTTGCGCGCCGGCTGGGCCCCTCACACGACCGGTTTCGTCGACGCCGGCACACGCGGCATCACCGATGCCGATCTGCGACGGCTGCCCTACCGACACCTCGCCGACGTGTGGCCGCTCACCGATCGGCCTGCCTCACCGACCGCCCCCTCCGTGGAAGGATCCCGATGA
- a CDS encoding ABC transporter ATP-binding protein yields the protein MSASALEVEGLRTEFVLRDRVLRVVDDVSFTVEPGKALAIVGESGSGKSVTMRSVMRLLPKTGRVAGGHARLGGTDLLTLSERQMRKVRGRDIGMVFQNAMEALNPTLTLERQLTEHLRWHGICDHSEAKRRAVQTLGDVGIPDPEKRIRTYPFQLSGGMRQRAMIAMAMVAQPSVLIADEPTTAVDVTVQRQLLDLLAALKSRGTAIVMITHDLGVARYFCDDAIVMYAGRVVEQGPVRRLLADPVHPYTTGLLESTLEVGARHRAFVPIAGAPPDLAHRPSGCHFHPRCTWAEHRCTQEDQPLLPWRGRGVDVVPNRDVDQDVTSDRRKAACWKAVARG from the coding sequence ATGAGCGCGTCAGCGCTGGAGGTGGAAGGCCTCCGCACGGAGTTCGTCCTGCGGGACCGGGTCCTGCGTGTGGTCGACGATGTCAGCTTCACCGTCGAGCCGGGCAAGGCGCTGGCGATCGTCGGCGAGAGCGGTAGTGGCAAGAGCGTCACGATGCGCAGCGTCATGCGCCTGCTGCCGAAGACCGGCCGGGTCGCCGGAGGGCACGCCCGTCTGGGTGGGACCGATCTGCTGACGCTCTCGGAGCGTCAGATGCGCAAGGTCCGCGGCCGCGACATCGGGATGGTCTTCCAGAACGCGATGGAGGCGCTCAACCCGACGCTCACCTTGGAACGACAGCTGACCGAGCACCTCCGGTGGCACGGCATCTGCGACCACTCGGAAGCCAAGCGACGTGCCGTCCAGACCCTCGGCGATGTGGGCATCCCGGACCCGGAGAAGCGGATCCGCACCTACCCCTTCCAGCTGTCGGGTGGCATGCGACAGCGAGCCATGATCGCGATGGCGATGGTCGCCCAGCCGTCGGTGCTCATCGCGGATGAGCCGACCACCGCGGTCGACGTCACCGTCCAACGACAGCTGCTGGACCTGCTCGCGGCGTTGAAGTCCCGCGGCACCGCCATCGTCATGATCACCCACGATCTCGGTGTCGCCAGGTACTTCTGCGACGACGCGATCGTGATGTACGCCGGGCGCGTCGTCGAGCAAGGACCGGTACGTCGCCTGCTCGCCGACCCGGTGCATCCGTACACGACGGGGCTGCTCGAGTCGACGCTCGAGGTGGGTGCTCGGCACCGCGCGTTCGTCCCGATCGCCGGAGCGCCCCCGGACCTCGCGCATCGACCGTCCGGTTGCCACTTCCACCCGCGGTGCACCTGGGCCGAGCACCGCTGCACGCAGGAGGATCAGCCGTTGCTCCCGTGGCGCGGCCGTGGCGTGGATGTCGTTCCGAACCGGGACGTCGACCAGGACGTGACGTCCGACCGACGCAAGGCAGCTTGCTGGAAGGCGGTGGCCCGTGGTTGA
- a CDS encoding N-acyl-D-amino-acid deacylase family protein produces MTVDLRIRGGTVHDGTGRAPFPADVLIDGGRIVAVTSHPGDPEAARVIDAQGLAVAPGFIDIHTHSDVSVLLDGRAQSKVHQGVTTEVTGNCGFSPFPLVADHLEDHLDLLAGLGHDPVTPTWTDLDGYADAVTASGVAINVAPLVGHGQLRIAELGMAEEVREDGIAAMRRRLADLLEQGAFGMSTGLTYVPSRYAAWDELVALCSVLAAHGAVYATHSRADVEVGIDEASRLGRATGARIQYSHVALNEPAVWGSAATVLARFEEARRTGADVGCDVYPYAASASALTQYVPAWVQEGGVGAMRSRLSEPAVRRRAEDELASGWGPDGRIPWLWDRVVISRGVPVAGGPAAEGRTIEEASAAAGLSPARYVLELCREGGNLVQVVLFYRSEEDVRTFLRSDLTLLGSDGSAVPLEPGGARPHPRGFGAHTRLLGRYTRELGDLDLTTAVRKMTGAVADRLGLTDRGVLRPGTAADVVVFDPATVADTASFLEPCQAPVGIDLVVVNGTIVVEAGVQTPARPGEVLRAR; encoded by the coding sequence GTGACGGTCGACCTGCGTATCCGTGGCGGGACGGTCCACGACGGGACGGGACGGGCGCCGTTCCCCGCCGACGTCCTCATCGACGGCGGCCGGATCGTCGCGGTCACGAGCCACCCGGGTGACCCCGAGGCCGCCCGGGTGATCGACGCGCAGGGGCTCGCGGTCGCTCCCGGCTTCATCGACATCCACACCCACTCCGACGTGAGCGTCCTGCTGGACGGACGTGCCCAGAGCAAGGTGCACCAGGGCGTGACCACGGAGGTGACCGGCAACTGCGGCTTCTCGCCCTTCCCGCTGGTGGCCGACCACCTCGAGGACCATCTGGACCTGCTCGCCGGTCTCGGTCACGATCCCGTCACGCCGACATGGACGGACCTGGACGGGTACGCCGATGCGGTCACCGCGAGCGGCGTGGCCATCAACGTCGCCCCGCTGGTGGGGCACGGTCAGCTGCGCATCGCGGAGCTCGGGATGGCGGAGGAGGTCCGTGAGGACGGGATCGCCGCGATGCGTCGGCGGCTCGCCGACCTGCTCGAACAGGGCGCGTTCGGTATGTCCACCGGTCTGACGTACGTCCCGTCCCGGTACGCAGCGTGGGACGAGCTGGTGGCGCTGTGCTCGGTCCTCGCTGCACACGGGGCCGTGTACGCGACCCACTCCCGGGCGGACGTCGAGGTCGGCATCGACGAAGCGAGCCGGCTCGGCCGCGCGACCGGGGCCAGGATCCAGTACTCGCACGTCGCCCTGAACGAGCCGGCGGTGTGGGGCAGCGCGGCCACGGTCCTCGCGCGGTTCGAGGAGGCTCGCCGGACAGGTGCCGACGTCGGCTGCGACGTCTACCCCTACGCCGCATCAGCGTCGGCCCTGACGCAGTACGTGCCGGCGTGGGTCCAGGAAGGCGGCGTGGGCGCGATGCGCTCCCGGCTCAGCGAACCCGCGGTGCGCCGTCGCGCCGAGGACGAGCTCGCCTCCGGCTGGGGCCCGGACGGGCGGATCCCGTGGCTGTGGGACCGCGTGGTCATCTCGCGCGGTGTCCCCGTGGCAGGGGGCCCGGCGGCGGAGGGTCGGACCATCGAAGAGGCATCGGCTGCCGCTGGCCTGTCGCCGGCCCGCTACGTACTCGAGCTGTGCCGCGAGGGCGGCAACCTCGTCCAGGTCGTGCTGTTCTACCGCAGCGAGGAGGACGTGCGGACCTTCCTGCGGTCGGACCTCACGTTGCTGGGTTCCGACGGCTCCGCGGTCCCGCTCGAGCCCGGTGGCGCCCGGCCGCACCCCCGGGGGTTCGGCGCCCACACGCGGCTCCTCGGCCGCTACACCCGCGAACTCGGCGATCTCGACCTGACCACGGCGGTGCGCAAGATGACCGGGGCGGTCGCCGACCGGCTCGGCCTGACCGACCGGGGCGTCCTGCGACCCGGCACGGCCGCTGACGTGGTCGTGTTCGATCCAGCGACGGTGGCGGACACGGCCAGCTTCCTCGAGCCGTGCCAGGCACCGGTCGGGATCGACCTCGTCGTGGTCAACGGGACGATCGTCGTCGAAGCGGGCGTGCAGACCCCGGCCCGGCCCGGGGAGGTCCTGCGTGCGAGGTGA
- a CDS encoding ABC transporter permease translates to MSFTSYLTKRVARMVLSLVVVSMITFTLLQLAPGNFADIQRITAGAGQFGGTGTEDMVHAFSSRYADDIPAWRQYLIFMKGAVTWDFGPSYKYPTQNVQDIIAQGFPISATIALVAVGISLLIALPIGVYAAVRQNSAADHGTMFLITLGTALPNYLTGVLLMLLFTLTLGVLPSSGWAGPQYMIMPVMALVLGPTAVLARYVRSSMLETLREEYVVAALAKGGPRSTVIMRHALRNSLIPIVTVLGPLLASLMTGTVFVEALFRIPGLGLYFAQAAASRDMPLLMGTALFFALILMTMNLIVDLVYGRLDPRIRAVGGVSRWRRSQKSLSRQPA, encoded by the coding sequence ATGAGCTTCACGTCCTACCTGACCAAGCGTGTCGCACGCATGGTGCTCTCCCTGGTCGTCGTCTCCATGATCACCTTCACCCTGTTGCAGCTGGCGCCAGGCAACTTCGCGGACATCCAGCGGATCACGGCTGGAGCGGGACAGTTCGGCGGCACCGGGACCGAGGACATGGTCCATGCCTTCTCGTCCCGGTACGCCGACGACATCCCAGCGTGGCGCCAGTACCTGATCTTCATGAAGGGTGCGGTCACCTGGGACTTCGGCCCCTCGTACAAGTACCCGACCCAGAACGTGCAGGACATCATCGCGCAGGGGTTCCCGATCTCGGCGACCATCGCGCTCGTCGCGGTGGGTATATCGCTCCTGATCGCGCTCCCGATCGGTGTCTACGCGGCGGTCCGACAGAACTCCGCAGCCGACCACGGGACGATGTTCCTGATCACCCTCGGGACGGCACTGCCGAACTACCTCACCGGCGTGCTCCTGATGCTGCTCTTCACCCTCACGCTCGGGGTGTTGCCGTCGAGCGGATGGGCTGGTCCGCAGTACATGATCATGCCGGTCATGGCGCTGGTCCTGGGGCCGACGGCGGTGCTCGCCAGGTACGTGCGGTCGAGCATGCTGGAGACCCTGCGCGAGGAGTACGTGGTCGCTGCCCTGGCCAAGGGTGGGCCTCGGTCGACGGTGATCATGCGGCACGCCCTGCGCAACTCGCTGATCCCGATCGTGACGGTCCTGGGCCCCCTCCTGGCGTCGTTGATGACCGGAACGGTCTTCGTCGAGGCGCTGTTCCGGATCCCCGGCCTCGGCCTGTACTTCGCGCAGGCAGCAGCGAGTCGTGACATGCCGTTGCTGATGGGGACGGCGCTGTTCTTCGCGCTGATCCTGATGACCATGAACCTGATCGTGGACCTCGTCTACGGGCGTCTCGATCCCCGGATACGAGCCGTAGGAGGTGTCAGCCGATGGAGACGATCACAGAAGAGCCTGTCGCGGCAGCCGGCGTAG
- a CDS encoding sugar isomerase domain-containing protein: protein MRLNAAASEATSHDPTTTALMAEYLGKVTDLLDTIRQEQAPAVHQAAELIADHIARDELVYVYGPGGHSNLAAQEVFFRAGGLVHISAILDGGTLLSDGALRSMAMERTPGYATVVMRDNAIGRGDLLILVNAYGINAALIDAALYAKDTGATVIGVSSREHAESTAPDHPARHPSKRDLHDLVDVHVDTKVPVGDAVLRLAGVDENVAAISTFTNAFVLNSITAAATAALVRRGVTPPIWRSGNAPGGDDQHATFLARFRSRVRWL from the coding sequence ATGCGACTGAACGCGGCAGCCTCCGAGGCGACGAGCCACGACCCGACGACCACGGCGCTGATGGCCGAGTACCTGGGGAAGGTGACCGACCTGCTGGACACCATCCGCCAGGAGCAGGCCCCGGCCGTACACCAGGCCGCTGAGCTGATCGCCGATCACATCGCCCGGGACGAACTCGTGTACGTCTACGGGCCCGGCGGCCACTCCAACCTGGCGGCGCAGGAGGTGTTCTTCCGCGCGGGAGGCCTGGTCCACATCAGCGCCATCCTCGACGGGGGCACCTTGCTCTCCGACGGTGCGCTGCGCTCGATGGCGATGGAACGCACCCCCGGGTACGCCACGGTGGTCATGCGCGACAACGCGATCGGCCGCGGCGACCTCCTGATCCTGGTCAACGCCTACGGCATCAACGCAGCCCTCATCGACGCGGCGCTCTACGCGAAGGATACGGGGGCGACCGTCATCGGGGTCTCGTCGCGAGAGCACGCCGAGTCGACGGCGCCGGACCACCCCGCCAGGCACCCCTCCAAGCGCGACCTGCACGACCTCGTCGACGTGCACGTGGACACCAAGGTGCCGGTGGGAGACGCCGTCCTCCGCCTGGCCGGGGTGGACGAGAACGTGGCGGCGATCTCCACGTTCACCAACGCGTTCGTGCTCAACAGCATCACCGCCGCGGCGACGGCCGCCCTGGTGCGCCGCGGCGTGACACCGCCGATCTGGCGCAGCGGCAACGCGCCCGGTGGCGACGATCAGCACGCCACCTTCCTCGCGCGGTTCCGGTCCCGGGTGCGGTGGCTGTGA
- a CDS encoding SMP-30/gluconolactonase/LRE family protein, with protein sequence MAAQVTAGADGPRTHLGESPRWDGDSWWWVDAATGDVWAREPGSPAVLAHRSGRRTSLVHPGVPGRVVIAREQTLLVLGRGGDQGWQIAGSWCDLGSCGAWRVNDGTADAVGRLWIGSIAPGRARYGGALLRVDHDGTVTRAAGGFTLSNGLAWDAAGTTLFHVDTLERTVWAHQVDVASGEVVATEAFVTLDRDDGLPDGIATDVDAGVWVAVYGRGEARRYDARGDVTQVITVEPPQCTSIALGGPDGRDVLITTAREGYDRARSLAEPTAGRLYRARATVPGVPTRTVSPGVCA encoded by the coding sequence GTGGCAGCCCAGGTGACCGCGGGGGCCGACGGGCCGCGCACGCACCTCGGCGAGAGCCCACGGTGGGACGGCGACTCGTGGTGGTGGGTCGACGCCGCGACCGGTGACGTGTGGGCGCGAGAACCGGGGAGCCCAGCCGTCCTCGCTCACCGCAGCGGTCGACGGACCTCCCTCGTGCACCCGGGGGTGCCCGGACGCGTCGTCATCGCGCGCGAGCAGACCCTCCTCGTGCTCGGGCGCGGCGGCGACCAGGGGTGGCAGATCGCCGGAAGCTGGTGCGACCTCGGCTCCTGCGGAGCGTGGCGGGTGAACGACGGCACCGCCGACGCGGTAGGTCGGCTCTGGATCGGTTCGATCGCACCGGGGCGAGCCCGGTACGGCGGGGCGCTGCTCCGCGTCGACCACGACGGCACCGTGACACGGGCGGCCGGTGGCTTCACGCTCAGCAACGGCTTGGCCTGGGACGCTGCGGGCACGACGCTGTTTCACGTCGACACCCTCGAGCGGACCGTGTGGGCCCATCAGGTCGACGTGGCGTCCGGTGAGGTCGTCGCCACGGAGGCGTTCGTGACGCTCGACCGCGACGACGGCCTCCCTGACGGCATCGCGACGGACGTCGACGCTGGTGTCTGGGTCGCCGTCTACGGACGCGGTGAGGCCCGACGCTACGACGCGCGCGGCGACGTCACGCAGGTCATCACCGTGGAGCCACCCCAGTGCACGAGCATCGCCCTGGGTGGGCCGGACGGTCGCGACGTGCTGATCACCACCGCACGCGAGGGCTACGACCGCGCACGCTCCCTCGCCGAACCAACCGCCGGGCGCCTGTACCGGGCCCGCGCGACCGTGCCTGGGGTGCCGACGCGCACGGTCTCGCCCGGGGTGTGCGCGTGA
- a CDS encoding ABC transporter permease produces METITEEPVAAAGVGEAEARSHWARAWARFRANRLAYVSLIFCGLLVVAAVAAPWIAPYHFAETDPEARLAPLLTEGHLLGSDLLGRDIFSRLIFGLRTALFVAFGAELASLVVAILIGLSAGYIGGRVDQALMAITDVMYAFPSYLFAIVLVTVMGRSLWAVMLAIGISSWVTQARLVRAQVLTVKEREYVEAARSMGASGITISVRYILPNAIGPLLVTTSFAIPAAIGAEAGLALLGLGVQPPTPSWGSMIAEGTSYVLAAPHLLFLPAALFAMTLLAFTWVGDGIRDAFDTSGEDR; encoded by the coding sequence ATGGAGACGATCACAGAAGAGCCTGTCGCGGCAGCCGGCGTAGGAGAAGCCGAGGCGCGGAGCCACTGGGCCAGGGCGTGGGCGAGGTTCCGCGCCAACCGGCTCGCGTACGTGAGTCTGATCTTCTGCGGCCTGCTGGTGGTGGCGGCGGTCGCGGCACCATGGATCGCTCCGTACCACTTCGCCGAGACCGACCCGGAAGCGCGGCTCGCGCCGCTGCTGACCGAGGGGCACCTGCTCGGCAGCGACCTCCTCGGCCGGGACATCTTCAGCCGGCTCATCTTCGGCCTGCGGACCGCGTTGTTCGTGGCCTTCGGCGCCGAGCTGGCCTCCCTGGTGGTGGCCATCCTGATCGGGCTGTCGGCGGGGTACATCGGCGGCCGGGTCGACCAGGCTCTCATGGCCATCACCGACGTCATGTACGCCTTCCCGAGCTACCTGTTCGCGATCGTCCTCGTCACCGTGATGGGACGCAGCCTCTGGGCGGTGATGCTGGCGATCGGGATCTCCTCCTGGGTCACCCAGGCGCGCTTGGTACGGGCGCAGGTCCTCACCGTGAAGGAACGTGAGTACGTCGAGGCAGCGCGCTCGATGGGAGCATCCGGGATCACCATCTCGGTGCGGTACATCCTCCCGAACGCGATCGGGCCGCTCCTGGTGACCACCAGCTTCGCCATACCGGCGGCCATCGGTGCCGAGGCGGGCCTGGCGCTGCTGGGCCTGGGCGTGCAGCCGCCCACGCCGTCCTGGGGATCGATGATCGCGGAGGGGACCAGTTACGTCCTGGCTGCGCCGCACCTGCTGTTCCTACCCGCCGCACTGTTCGCGATGACGTTGTTGGCGTTCACCTGGGTGGGAGACGGCATCCGGGACGCCTTCGACACCAGCGGGGAGGACCGATGA
- a CDS encoding alanine racemase, with translation MADTGDWTIDWTDKSFPPSAAGIAASRIGEQGWRIGEHFMTPIAALTRSALEHNARRMREYCTQHDVQIAPHGKTTMSPELVSLQLEHGAWGVTVATAWQAQVMIEFGVRRILIANECIDPVGLRMLADQLEERVELEVHAFVDSVGAVEAMVEGLRGRLTRPLPVVVEVGATGHRAGARDPSTAVDVGRAVARSRDLQLAGVGCFEGVFGAERTPSVLRSVQDLLSTTRHVAEELLRADAFRSDGPVLLTAGGSAFFDQVVEVLAGDRTSYERDVEVVIRPGCYITHDHVVYRRSSPLRGHGAQEFRPALHVWARVIATPEPGLAIIDAGKRDVSADGQMPVVEARYRDGEYVPAGVLGQHDPVVDRLNDQHGYVSFRATGDEPLRVGDLVVLGISHPCTTFDKWRTIPVTDDDLHVVSAARTYF, from the coding sequence ATGGCGGACACGGGCGACTGGACCATCGACTGGACCGACAAGAGCTTCCCGCCCTCGGCCGCGGGCATCGCCGCCTCGCGTATCGGCGAACAGGGCTGGCGCATCGGCGAGCACTTCATGACCCCGATCGCCGCCCTCACGCGGAGCGCACTGGAGCACAACGCGAGGCGGATGCGGGAGTACTGCACGCAGCACGACGTGCAGATCGCGCCGCACGGGAAGACGACGATGTCACCGGAGCTGGTGAGCCTCCAGCTCGAGCACGGTGCGTGGGGGGTCACGGTGGCCACGGCGTGGCAGGCCCAGGTGATGATCGAGTTCGGCGTACGACGCATCCTGATCGCCAACGAGTGCATCGATCCGGTCGGCCTGCGGATGCTCGCCGATCAGCTCGAGGAGCGCGTGGAGCTCGAGGTCCACGCGTTCGTCGATTCGGTCGGTGCCGTCGAGGCCATGGTCGAGGGCCTGCGTGGACGCCTGACCCGGCCACTGCCCGTGGTGGTCGAGGTCGGGGCCACCGGACACCGGGCGGGCGCGCGCGACCCGTCCACCGCGGTGGACGTGGGACGTGCCGTCGCACGGTCGCGAGACCTGCAGCTGGCGGGGGTCGGGTGCTTCGAGGGGGTCTTCGGCGCCGAGCGGACGCCGAGCGTCCTGCGATCCGTGCAGGATCTGCTGTCGACCACCAGACACGTGGCCGAGGAACTGCTGCGGGCCGACGCCTTCCGGTCGGACGGTCCGGTCCTGCTCACCGCTGGTGGCAGCGCGTTCTTCGATCAGGTGGTCGAGGTGCTCGCCGGTGATCGAACCTCCTACGAGCGTGACGTGGAGGTGGTCATCCGACCCGGGTGCTACATCACCCACGATCACGTGGTGTACCGACGCTCCTCCCCTCTCCGCGGTCACGGCGCACAGGAGTTCCGGCCTGCGCTGCACGTGTGGGCGCGCGTCATCGCGACCCCGGAACCCGGGTTGGCCATCATCGATGCGGGGAAGCGCGACGTCTCCGCCGACGGGCAGATGCCGGTCGTCGAGGCTCGCTACCGCGACGGCGAGTACGTGCCGGCCGGGGTCCTCGGCCAGCACGATCCGGTCGTCGACCGACTCAACGACCAGCACGGCTACGTCTCCTTCCGGGCGACGGGCGATGAGCCGCTGCGGGTCGGCGATCTGGTCGTCCTCGGCATCTCGCACCCGTGCACCACGTTCGACAAGTGGCGAACGATCCCTGTCACCGACGACGACCTCCACGTCGTGTCCGCTGCGCGGACGTACTTCTGA